The following are encoded in a window of Sminthopsis crassicaudata isolate SCR6 chromosome 5, ASM4859323v1, whole genome shotgun sequence genomic DNA:
- the CCR9 gene encoding C-C chemokine receptor type 9 codes for MTDFMTRSDYNFTTLDYYNYSDNDNYNDFCEKTDARRLARYLLPPFYWLMFVVGTLGNNLVIIMYWYCTRVKTMTDVFLLNLAVADLLFLLTLPFWADQASDQWKFGTVMCKVINATQEMNFYSSMLFITCISVDRCIVIAQAWKAHLWRQKSLLYSKMVCCAVWVMAITLCIPEYLYSQDIEQSDATVCTMVYPRENDKLKSILLILKLILRFFLPLIIIFICYTIVIHTLRQTKKSSKHKALKVIILVLTLFVLTQFPYNSNMMLQIIDSLKKFISDCDIFTQTGIRFQVTQTIAFSRSCQNPYLYVFVGKKFRQDLVKTLRKLGCISQSQWVSFTRREGSLRLSSMMQETTSGPLSF; via the coding sequence ACTAGGTCTGACTATAACTTCACTACACTCGATTATTACAATTACAGTGACAATGACAATTACAATGACTTCTGTGAGAAGACTGATGCCAGACGGTTGGCCAGGTACTTACTTCCACCCTTCTACTGGCTTATGTTTGTGGTGGGGACTTTAGGGAACAATCTAGTCATTATTATGTACTGGTATTGCACAAGAGTGAAGACCATGACCGATGTGTTCCTGCTGAACCTGGCCGTTGCtgacctcctcttcctcctcactcTGCCCTTCTGGGCTGATCAGGCTTCCGACCAGTGGAAATTCGGGACTGTCATGTGCAAGGTGATCAATGCGACACAAGAGATGAACTTTTACAGCTCCATGCTGTTCATCACGTGTATCAGTGTTGACAGATGCATCGTGATTGCCCAGGCTTGGAAAGCCCATCTTTGGAGACAGAAGAGTCTTCTCTATAGCAAAATGGTGTGTTGTGCTGTCTGGGTGATGGCGATCACTCTGTGTATCCCAGAATACCTGTACAGCCAAGACATAGAACAATCTGACGCCACAGTCTGTACAATGGTCTACCCCAGAGAAAATGACAAGCTCAAGTCCATCCTTTTGATTCTGAAGCTTATTCTGAGATTCTTCCTCCCACTCATCATCATATTTATCTGTTACACCATTGTCATTCACACTCTGCGACAAACCAAAAAGTCATCTAAGCACAAAGCCTTAAAAGTCATCATCTTAGTTCTCACACTCTTTGTCTTAACTCAGTTTCCCTACAATAGCAATATGATGCTGCAGATCATCGATTCGCTTAAGAAGTTCATTTCGGACTGTGACATTTTCACCCAGACTGGCATCCGTTTCCAAGTTACTCAGACCATTGCATTCTCCCGCAGCTGCCAGAACCCATATCTTTATGTTTTTGTGGGTAAAAAATTCCGCCAGGATCTTGTAAAAACCTTGAGGAAACTGGGATGCATCAGCCAGTCCCAGTGGGTCTCCTTCACCAGGAGAGAAGGGAGCCTAAGGTTGTCATCCATGATGCAAGAGACAACATCTGGACCCCTCTCCTTCTAA